One window of Chloroflexota bacterium genomic DNA carries:
- the nagZ gene encoding beta-N-acetylhexosaminidase: MLRFVTLVSLLLIGCSSTQPPLATPQSKIGNQKSKMDTMSLDQKIGQLMLVGFDGTTLTPEFRAVIQQLHIGGVIFYDRNVASPTQVAQLNADLQAAARDMGDPALFTTIDQEGGVVARLREDKGFTEFPGQMAIGATGDAENARRIARALSAELLALGFNMDLTPDLDVNNNAVNPIISTRSFGSDPMRVAEFGVAFIEGMQGAGVIAIGKHFPGHGDTSVDSHVALSSVPHDRARLESVEFLPFRAAMKNNLAGIMSAHVTFPAIDPTPKLAATLSPRVLTDLVRGDMQYDGLVMTDELTMGALATSGYPAPQAAVAALQAGADILLFQTGYTMHRDAHAALVDAVRRGDMPESRVDDALRRVMRAKEQFGLLTADRRPPTADTVGSIENKTLSREVARQAVTLVRDQANNLAKVSNSSQGLLVVETGAYKLGNRLGATTMQVKAQPTQAEIVSVKQTAQDGRVVIVATSDVAKNPQQVELVNALLKLNAPVIVVATRSPYDLLALPDAPTYLAIYGANPPMLDALADVLSGKIKAQGKLPVELPGLYRVGDSVR, encoded by the coding sequence ATGCTCAGGTTCGTCACGCTCGTTAGTTTGTTATTGATCGGTTGCTCGTCAACACAACCTCCGCTTGCCACACCCCAATCGAAAATCGGAAATCAAAAATCGAAAATGGATACCATGTCTCTCGATCAAAAAATCGGACAACTAATGCTCGTCGGTTTTGACGGCACAACCTTGACGCCGGAATTTCGCGCGGTGATTCAACAACTGCACATCGGCGGTGTGATTTTTTACGACCGCAATGTTGCATCGCCGACCCAGGTCGCGCAACTCAACGCCGATTTGCAAGCCGCCGCGCGCGACATGGGCGACCCTGCCTTGTTCACGACGATTGACCAGGAAGGCGGCGTCGTCGCGCGCTTGCGCGAGGACAAGGGTTTCACCGAGTTTCCCGGGCAAATGGCAATCGGCGCGACCGGCGACGCCGAAAACGCGCGGCGCATCGCGCGCGCGCTCAGCGCGGAACTGCTCGCGCTCGGTTTCAACATGGATCTCACGCCCGACCTCGACGTGAACAACAACGCGGTGAATCCGATCATCAGCACGCGCTCGTTCGGCTCCGATCCCATGCGCGTCGCCGAGTTTGGCGTCGCGTTCATCGAAGGAATGCAAGGCGCGGGCGTCATCGCGATTGGCAAACATTTTCCCGGGCATGGCGACACATCGGTGGATTCGCACGTCGCGCTCTCGTCCGTGCCGCACGACCGCGCGCGTTTAGAGTCGGTCGAGTTTCTACCGTTTCGCGCGGCGATGAAAAACAATCTCGCCGGGATCATGTCCGCGCACGTCACCTTTCCCGCGATTGATCCAACGCCGAAACTTGCCGCGACGCTTTCGCCGCGCGTGCTCACCGATTTGGTGCGCGGCGACATGCAGTACGACGGTCTCGTGATGACGGACGAGTTGACGATGGGCGCGCTCGCGACGAGCGGATATCCCGCGCCGCAAGCCGCAGTCGCCGCGCTACAAGCCGGCGCGGACATTTTGCTATTCCAAACCGGCTACACGATGCATCGCGACGCACACGCCGCGCTCGTGGACGCGGTGCGCCGCGGCGACATGCCCGAATCGCGCGTAGACGACGCGCTGCGGCGCGTGATGCGCGCGAAGGAACAGTTTGGGCTATTGACCGCCGACCGCCGACCGCCGACCGCCGATACCGTCGGTTCGATTGAGAATAAAACTCTTTCGCGTGAGGTCGCGCGGCAGGCGGTCACGCTCGTGCGCGATCAGGCGAATAACCTTGCGAAGGTTTCGAATTCTTCGCAAGGTTTGCTCGTCGTCGAAACCGGCGCGTACAAGTTGGGCAATCGCCTCGGCGCGACGACGATGCAAGTCAAAGCGCAGCCGACCCAAGCCGAAATCGTGAGCGTGAAACAAACCGCGCAGGATGGTCGTGTCGTCATCGTTGCGACGAGCGATGTCGCGAAGAATCCACAGCAAGTTGAACTCGTCAACGCGTTGCTCAAGCTGAACGCGCCGGTGATTGTCGTCGCGACGCGTTCGCCGTACGATTTGCTCGCGTTGCCGGACGCGCCGACGTACCTCGCGATCTACGGCGCGAATCCGCCGATGCTCGATGCGCTCGCCGATGTGTTGTCGGGCAAAATTAAAGCGCAAGGCAAATTGCCGGTCGAGTTGCCGGGGTTGTATCGCGTGGGAGATAGCGTACGATGA
- a CDS encoding 2'-5' RNA ligase family protein, with translation MQIEFSPEPLAQRAFVLARFVQDDMFALVAQLARAAIQLGGVPAGAPHCTVQYLDGVTDLNALHHQLATYCRSLRAFTLQTLRLEIGTSAQLIDSSVVWLAVEKSATLYRLYDDIGAIARALGFTTHGFTRDTWIPHIFLARFSNGNAPRLIPRDPTIDLQLRVRRLDLTHQLGAQEYERIASFDLP, from the coding sequence ATGCAAATTGAATTTTCACCGGAACCCCTTGCCCAACGCGCGTTTGTCCTGGCGCGTTTCGTACAAGACGACATGTTCGCATTGGTCGCGCAACTCGCGCGCGCGGCGATCCAGCTTGGCGGTGTACCGGCGGGCGCACCACACTGCACCGTGCAGTACCTCGACGGCGTAACCGATCTGAACGCGTTGCATCATCAGCTCGCTACGTATTGCCGTTCATTGCGCGCGTTCACGCTCCAAACTTTGCGCCTCGAAATTGGCACGAGTGCGCAATTGATTGACAGCAGTGTTGTTTGGCTGGCGGTTGAAAAGAGCGCCACACTTTATCGCCTCTACGACGACATCGGTGCGATCGCGCGCGCGCTGGGATTCACGACGCACGGTTTCACGCGCGATACCTGGATTCCACACATTTTTCTCGCGCGATTTTCCAACGGCAACGCGCCGCGTTTGATTCCACGCGATCCGACCATAGATCTTCAACTGCGCGTGCGCCGGCTCGACCTGACGCACCAACTCGGCGCGCAAGAGTACGAAAGGATCGCTTCCTTCGATTTGCCATGA
- a CDS encoding GNAT family N-acetyltransferase, which yields MNTFSFRSFGFDDTNHLAARWNAACGANLAINARFVAYNTRVPTGAIQAGRIALRDDVPIGFILASALPNDPQTSPREVGWIDALAVAPEFQRRGVGGELLGWAERWLREQGCARARLGGGLCPFAPGYPTELGNVEFFTRRGFVERIGSARVWDVARDLINYPTIQLSKPPNDLTIRLAAHDDTSSLLEFLAREFPNRWYYEYKEFLRTGGRITDYQLLLTRSVITGFARLTFEDSERPIERFYMHGLPRPWGQLGPLGVSKDTRGKGYGRALLDATLNHLRDQGVRGCVIDWTDLVDFYRKFGFTPYREYAMLAKNL from the coding sequence ATGAACACGTTTTCGTTTCGCTCATTCGGTTTCGACGATACAAACCACCTCGCCGCGAGGTGGAATGCCGCGTGCGGCGCGAATCTCGCAATCAACGCGCGCTTTGTCGCGTACAACACACGCGTGCCCACTGGCGCGATCCAAGCCGGGCGTATCGCGTTGCGCGATGACGTGCCAATCGGTTTTATTCTCGCGAGTGCGTTGCCGAACGATCCGCAAACTTCGCCGCGCGAGGTCGGCTGGATTGACGCGCTCGCGGTTGCGCCGGAATTTCAACGTCGCGGCGTCGGCGGCGAATTGCTTGGGTGGGCGGAACGATGGTTGCGCGAGCAAGGATGCGCGCGCGCGCGCCTCGGCGGCGGGCTTTGTCCGTTCGCGCCCGGCTATCCGACCGAACTGGGCAACGTAGAATTTTTCACGCGACGCGGTTTTGTTGAACGCATCGGTAGTGCGCGTGTCTGGGACGTCGCGCGCGATCTGATCAACTACCCAACTATCCAACTATCTAAACCACCCAACGACCTAACCATCCGCCTTGCCGCTCACGACGACACCTCCTCGCTTCTCGAATTTCTTGCGCGCGAATTTCCGAATCGTTGGTATTATGAGTACAAAGAATTTCTGCGTACCGGTGGACGCATTACCGATTACCAATTACTACTTACCCGTTCCGTTATTACTGGCTTTGCGCGTTTGACTTTCGAAGATTCCGAACGACCCATTGAGCGATTTTACATGCACGGCTTGCCGCGACCCTGGGGACAACTCGGACCGCTGGGCGTGAGCAAGGACACGCGCGGCAAAGGGTACGGACGCGCGTTGCTCGACGCCACACTGAATCATCTGCGCGATCAAGGTGTGCGCGGCTGTGTGATTGACTGGACGGATCTGGTAGATTTCTATCGCAAGTTTGGATTCACGCCATACCGCGAGTATGCGATGCTCGCGAAAAATTTGTGA
- a CDS encoding serine hydrolase, producing MNFTPIENLIHDHLNRTFPAAQLVIRQRGIVIYENAFGVLDPERTNEPTNEQTKFDFASVSKLFTVAAFMTFVEQGRIALDQRVCDVLPEFSGARAIAPYPDPLKPGAFVEIVPASDARADAGTITFRNLLAHNSGLPAWLPLWKSSKREERRIIALTCDFAYPTGARVVYSDIGLILIGFALEALAGKSLDAIVRERVTAPLGLDSIGYGPLPPENVAPTEFYAHQNRRLRGEVHDENAWSLGGVAGHAGVFGNARDLAAFGEALRTHRLLKRETLDEMTRLQSQDGAVRRGIGFALWSPDPGAASNPLSERAFGHLGFTGTSLWMDPTRDLVITCLTNRVYYGRANADAIGAFRVALHRAVIKELDAD from the coding sequence ATGAATTTCACCCCCATCGAAAATCTGATCCACGACCATCTCAACCGAACCTTTCCCGCCGCGCAACTCGTCATTCGCCAGCGCGGTATCGTTATCTACGAAAATGCGTTCGGCGTTCTCGATCCCGAACGAACCAACGAACCAACGAACGAACAAACTAAATTCGATTTCGCCTCAGTTTCAAAATTATTTACCGTCGCCGCGTTCATGACGTTCGTCGAGCAAGGTCGTATCGCGCTCGATCAACGCGTGTGCGATGTGTTGCCGGAATTTTCGGGCGCGCGCGCGATTGCGCCGTACCCCGATCCCCTCAAACCCGGTGCGTTCGTTGAGATTGTCCCAGCGAGCGATGCGCGCGCAGACGCGGGTACGATTACCTTTCGCAATTTGCTCGCGCACAATTCGGGTCTGCCCGCGTGGTTGCCGTTGTGGAAATCATCCAAGCGCGAGGAGCGGCGCATCATCGCGCTGACGTGCGATTTCGCGTACCCGACCGGCGCGCGCGTCGTCTACAGCGACATCGGCTTGATTCTGATTGGATTCGCACTCGAAGCGCTCGCGGGCAAATCGCTCGACGCAATCGTGCGCGAACGCGTGACCGCGCCGCTCGGTCTCGACTCGATTGGGTACGGACCGCTTCCGCCGGAGAACGTTGCGCCGACCGAATTTTACGCGCATCAAAATCGCCGGCTGCGCGGCGAGGTGCACGACGAAAACGCGTGGTCGCTCGGCGGCGTGGCGGGGCACGCCGGTGTATTCGGCAACGCGCGCGACCTTGCCGCGTTCGGCGAGGCATTGCGGACGCATCGCTTGCTCAAACGCGAAACGCTCGACGAGATGACGCGTTTGCAATCCCAGGATGGCGCGGTGCGACGCGGCATCGGCTTTGCGCTCTGGTCGCCCGATCCCGGCGCGGCGAGCAATCCGTTGAGCGAGCGCGCGTTCGGGCATCTCGGTTTCACCGGCACGTCGCTCTGGATGGATCCGACGCGCGATCTCGTGATTACGTGTCTCACAAATCGCGTGTACTATGGACGCGCGAACGCGGATGCGATTGGCGCGTTTCGGGTCGCGTTGCATCGAGCAGTGATAAAGGAATTGGACGCGGATTAA